The proteins below are encoded in one region of Alistipes indistinctus YIT 12060:
- a CDS encoding glycoside hydrolase family 43 protein, translating to MIKPGYLCFALFALIASCLHAQQAPVASPGTVSLAEIRIRDPFILPDSAQRIYYLFGTNYPDAAPGKGGFDVYTSRDLISWQGPEAVYRPASGIWGWKNFWAPECHTYRGKSYLFVTMWEEAASQRGTTILRAERPAGPYREYAKGRVTPEEWGALDGTLYLDGQGDPWMVFCHEWVQVGDGTIEAVPLRKDLRGPAGKPVTLFAASEAPWVRAYVPGKYVTDGPFLYRNSRGELLMLWSSFGQEGYALGVARSLSGEVTGPWEHVSEPLFARDGGHGMLFRTFDGQLVLSLHQPNKGPLERTRLFLVGERPDGLPYVVGRLTEEAVPTACDGS from the coding sequence ATGATTAAGCCGGGATATCTTTGTTTTGCTCTTTTTGCATTGATTGCGAGTTGTTTGCATGCCCAGCAGGCGCCGGTAGCGTCGCCCGGCACGGTATCGCTGGCAGAAATCCGGATTCGGGATCCGTTCATTCTTCCCGATTCAGCACAACGCATATATTATCTGTTCGGGACGAACTATCCCGATGCGGCGCCCGGTAAGGGAGGGTTCGACGTTTATACCAGCCGCGACCTGATCTCCTGGCAAGGACCGGAAGCCGTGTATCGCCCGGCATCCGGCATTTGGGGATGGAAAAATTTCTGGGCTCCGGAATGCCACACTTACCGGGGAAAATCCTATCTTTTCGTCACGATGTGGGAGGAGGCCGCTTCGCAGCGCGGCACTACGATTCTGCGGGCAGAGCGGCCGGCAGGACCTTACCGTGAATATGCCAAAGGTCGGGTTACGCCGGAGGAGTGGGGGGCGCTCGACGGAACGCTTTATCTCGACGGGCAGGGCGATCCGTGGATGGTTTTCTGCCACGAATGGGTACAGGTCGGCGACGGGACGATCGAAGCGGTACCGTTGCGTAAAGACCTGAGGGGGCCGGCGGGAAAACCCGTAACCCTATTTGCCGCCTCAGAGGCTCCCTGGGTTCGGGCATATGTCCCCGGTAAGTATGTGACCGACGGACCGTTCCTGTACCGCAACTCGCGGGGAGAGCTGCTGATGCTTTGGTCGTCGTTCGGCCAAGAGGGTTATGCGCTGGGTGTGGCACGCTCTTTAAGCGGTGAAGTGACCGGCCCGTGGGAGCATGTGTCCGAGCCTCTTTTCGCTCGCGATGGCGGTCATGGCATGTTGTTCCGTACTTTTGACGGACAGTTGGTGTTGAGCCTGCATCAGCCCAATAAGGGCCCGCTGGAGCGGACGCGACTTTTCCTGGTCGGCGAGCGGCCCGACGGTCTGCCTTATGTGGTCGGACGACTGACAGAGGAGGCCGTACCGACTGCTTGCGACGGTTCATAA
- the lpxD gene encoding UDP-3-O-(3-hydroxymyristoyl)glucosamine N-acyltransferase: MEFSAEMIAGFLGGEIVGDPKAAVWTLAKIEEGAPGALSFLANPKYEHYIYNSRSSIVIVNKSFEPTAPVPATMIKVDDAYSCFAKLLELYAANRPQKKGISERAAIDATAALGEDAYVGEFAVIGQNVKIGKNVKIYPQVCIGDNVRIGDNVTLYYGVKIYEECVLGDNVTIHAGTVIGADGFGFAPNGKGEYSKIPQLGNVVIEDNVEIGANTCIDRATMGSTRIGTGTKLDNLIQIGHNVVIGKNTVAAAQLGVAGSTHIGDSCMFGGQVGIAGHLHIADKVQIASQSGIAKDVTEPGGYMGSPIMSGIKFHRANAVFHKLPELSAQVRQLEKKIEQLQALQAAEE, translated from the coding sequence ATGGAATTTTCAGCCGAAATGATCGCCGGGTTCCTCGGCGGCGAAATCGTGGGCGACCCGAAAGCGGCCGTCTGGACGCTGGCTAAAATTGAGGAGGGCGCGCCCGGTGCACTGTCGTTCCTCGCCAATCCCAAATACGAACACTACATTTACAACTCCCGTTCGTCGATCGTGATCGTCAACAAATCGTTCGAACCCACGGCACCTGTGCCGGCGACGATGATCAAAGTCGATGACGCTTACAGCTGTTTCGCCAAACTGCTTGAACTCTATGCGGCTAACAGACCGCAGAAAAAGGGGATCAGCGAGCGTGCCGCGATCGACGCTACCGCTGCGTTGGGGGAGGATGCCTATGTGGGTGAGTTCGCCGTCATCGGACAAAATGTCAAAATCGGTAAAAACGTTAAAATTTACCCGCAGGTTTGCATCGGCGACAACGTGCGCATCGGCGACAACGTGACGCTTTATTACGGGGTGAAAATCTACGAAGAATGCGTGTTGGGCGATAACGTTACGATTCATGCCGGTACGGTGATCGGTGCCGACGGTTTCGGTTTCGCACCGAACGGAAAGGGCGAATACAGCAAGATCCCGCAGTTGGGCAACGTCGTGATCGAGGATAACGTCGAGATCGGTGCGAACACCTGTATCGACCGTGCCACGATGGGATCGACGCGGATCGGAACCGGCACCAAGCTCGATAACCTGATCCAGATCGGCCACAACGTCGTAATCGGCAAAAATACCGTAGCTGCCGCACAACTCGGCGTCGCGGGTTCGACGCACATCGGGGACAGCTGCATGTTCGGCGGGCAGGTAGGTATCGCCGGACACCTTCACATTGCGGACAAGGTACAAATTGCTTCGCAGTCGGGTATTGCCAAGGACGTGACCGAGCCGGGAGGCTATATGGGCAGCCCGATCATGTCCGGGATCAAATTCCACCGTGCGAACGCAGTGTTTCACAAATTGCCCGAATTGAGTGCCCAGGTACGGCAGTTGGAGAAAAAAATCGAGCAGTTGCAGGCCCTACAGGCTGCCGAAGAGTAG
- a CDS encoding glycine--tRNA ligase gives MTQDELFKKLIAHCKEYGFIFPSSEIYDGLSAVYDYGQMGVELKNNIKKYWWDAMTKLNENIVGIDAAIFMHPKTWEASGHVGAFNDPLIDNRDSKKRYRADVLLEDFLAKQDEKIEKEVEKARKRFGESFDEKLFRETNPRVVEHRAKRDAVHERMVAALNDNDLEELRQIILDAEIVCPISGTRNWTEVRQFNLMFETKMGSVAEGASTIYLRPETAQGIFVNFLNVQKTGRMKIPFGIAQIGKAFRNEIVARQFIFRMREFEQMEMQFFVRPGEELKWFDHWRQTRMKWHRALGFGDEHYRFHDHDKLAHYANAATDVEFEFPFGFKEVEGIHSRTDFDLGNHAKFSGKKIQYYDTETGESYVPYVVETSIGVDRMVLQVLSAAYKEERLENGETRTVLNIPAAIAPVKAAIFPLVKKDGLPELAHQIKDMLKFDYNIQYDEKDSIGKRYRRQDAIGTPLCITVDYQSLEDKTVTVRHRDSMQQHRVAIADLAAMVGDEVSLRKLFSKIV, from the coding sequence ATGACACAGGATGAACTTTTCAAGAAACTGATCGCCCACTGCAAGGAGTACGGGTTTATCTTCCCGTCGAGTGAAATTTACGACGGGCTGAGCGCCGTTTACGATTACGGGCAGATGGGCGTCGAACTGAAAAATAACATCAAAAAATATTGGTGGGATGCGATGACCAAACTCAACGAGAACATCGTAGGCATCGATGCGGCCATCTTCATGCACCCCAAAACCTGGGAGGCTTCGGGCCATGTGGGCGCATTCAACGATCCGCTGATCGACAACCGCGACTCGAAGAAACGTTACCGTGCCGATGTGCTGCTCGAGGATTTCCTCGCCAAACAGGATGAGAAGATCGAGAAAGAGGTGGAGAAAGCGCGCAAACGTTTCGGAGAAAGTTTCGACGAAAAACTTTTCCGCGAGACGAATCCGCGCGTGGTCGAGCACCGGGCCAAGCGCGATGCTGTCCATGAAAGGATGGTCGCAGCTTTGAACGACAACGACCTTGAGGAACTGCGCCAGATCATCCTCGATGCCGAAATCGTCTGCCCTATTTCCGGTACGCGCAATTGGACCGAAGTGCGCCAGTTCAACCTGATGTTCGAAACCAAAATGGGTTCGGTGGCCGAAGGGGCCAGCACGATCTACCTGAGGCCCGAAACGGCGCAGGGGATTTTCGTGAATTTCCTCAATGTCCAGAAAACCGGCCGTATGAAGATTCCGTTCGGTATCGCGCAAATCGGCAAGGCTTTCCGCAACGAGATCGTTGCCCGGCAGTTCATTTTCCGCATGCGCGAGTTCGAACAGATGGAGATGCAGTTTTTCGTGCGCCCGGGCGAGGAGCTCAAATGGTTCGACCATTGGCGCCAGACCCGCATGAAATGGCACCGTGCGCTTGGGTTCGGCGACGAACATTACCGGTTCCACGATCACGACAAACTGGCCCATTATGCCAATGCGGCCACCGATGTCGAGTTCGAATTCCCGTTCGGCTTCAAGGAGGTCGAGGGGATCCATTCGCGTACGGACTTCGACCTGGGGAACCACGCCAAGTTCTCAGGCAAGAAAATTCAGTATTACGACACGGAAACCGGTGAAAGTTATGTTCCTTATGTGGTCGAAACCTCTATCGGCGTAGACCGCATGGTGTTGCAGGTGCTTTCGGCCGCCTACAAGGAGGAGCGGCTCGAGAACGGCGAGACGCGTACCGTCCTGAATATCCCGGCAGCCATCGCGCCGGTCAAGGCGGCGATTTTCCCGCTGGTCAAGAAGGACGGACTGCCCGAACTGGCCCACCAGATCAAGGATATGCTCAAGTTCGACTATAACATCCAATACGACGAGAAGGACAGCATCGGCAAGCGCTATCGCCGTCAGGATGCGATCGGCACGCCGCTGTGTATCACCGTCGACTACCAGTCGCTCGAGGACAAGACCGTTACGGTCCGCCACCGGGACTCGATGCAGCAGCATCGTGTAGCGATCGCCGATCTGGCGGCTATGGTCGGCGACGAAGTAAGCTTGCGCAAACTGTTCAGTAAGATCGTTTAA
- a CDS encoding TlpA disulfide reductase family protein, which translates to MKAKLLFAGALALIFLACGQKPQSEGYTITGEIAGVTGKVYLTLFEGKMPQRIDSTEVVNGTFSFTGKQPLPMLASIDTPEHGAILRFFLENSPITITGSADAPDRISVLGSASEEMARKYRADIDSISEVFYSDSAAVSTPAGRDSLEKLINARRMEFVKANPGSVVAAYVLYRELSYYMPYDELYQAVAAFDEPVKQSVYLKLVASMADAQKKTSIGQHYTDVSAPDRDGKELALSSVVGPGKYVLLDFWASWCPPCRAESPYMVAVYKEFAPKGFEIYAVSLDKTKEAWQKGIADLNLGWKHVSELKFWDSKAAEMYGVRSIPANILIGPDGTILARNLMGNDLYAKLAELLNKPSKSGKNE; encoded by the coding sequence ATGAAAGCCAAATTGTTATTTGCCGGCGCACTAGCGCTGATCTTTCTTGCCTGCGGGCAAAAGCCGCAAAGCGAAGGGTATACGATCACCGGCGAGATCGCAGGAGTGACGGGAAAAGTATATTTGACACTCTTCGAAGGTAAAATGCCGCAACGTATCGACTCTACGGAGGTGGTTAACGGCACGTTCTCCTTTACCGGTAAACAACCGCTCCCGATGTTGGCTTCGATCGATACGCCCGAACACGGAGCGATCCTGCGTTTCTTCCTCGAGAACAGTCCCATTACGATCACCGGTTCGGCCGATGCCCCGGATCGGATCAGCGTATTGGGATCGGCCAGCGAAGAGATGGCCCGCAAATACCGGGCTGATATCGACTCCATCAGCGAGGTCTTTTATAGCGATTCCGCAGCCGTCTCGACACCTGCCGGCCGCGACTCGCTCGAAAAACTGATCAATGCCCGGCGCATGGAGTTCGTCAAAGCCAATCCGGGAAGCGTGGTAGCGGCCTATGTCCTTTACCGCGAACTCTCTTACTACATGCCTTATGATGAACTGTATCAGGCTGTGGCGGCTTTTGACGAACCGGTTAAACAGTCCGTGTATCTGAAACTGGTTGCCAGTATGGCCGATGCACAGAAAAAGACCTCGATCGGACAGCACTACACTGATGTATCGGCACCGGATAGGGATGGCAAAGAACTGGCGCTTTCGTCGGTAGTCGGTCCGGGTAAATACGTGTTGCTCGATTTTTGGGCTTCATGGTGCCCGCCGTGCCGTGCAGAATCTCCGTATATGGTAGCGGTTTACAAGGAATTCGCACCGAAAGGCTTTGAAATTTACGCCGTATCCCTCGACAAAACCAAAGAGGCCTGGCAAAAGGGTATTGCCGATTTAAATCTCGGATGGAAGCACGTCAGCGAACTAAAATTCTGGGATAGTAAGGCTGCCGAAATGTACGGGGTCCGCTCGATTCCTGCCAACATCCTGATCGGTCCTGACGGTACGATTCTCGCACGCAACCTGATGGGCAATGATCTTTATGCAAAACTTGCCGAACTGCTTAATAAGCCCTCAAAAAGCGGGAAAAACGAGTAA
- a CDS encoding M15 family metallopeptidase, producing the protein MKKLIVLCLAMAGIFPAVQAQTVVIDSQVTLAEALAGSSAPQEVLDSLAIADVEYYSFDGKLHRGQIVMHKTLKEDVIHLFRFMRNQRFPIESAIPIRFDKPNDGTSMDTLNNSYSFHYRRISTSGNGSRSVHSYGMAIDINPYNNPAVLANGKVIPQGGTYDRDIPGTLADTSPVVKEFIRLGWTWGGNWTSLKDYMHFEKKLP; encoded by the coding sequence ATGAAAAAACTGATCGTACTGTGTTTGGCAATGGCGGGAATTTTTCCGGCAGTACAGGCACAAACTGTCGTTATCGATTCGCAGGTCACGCTGGCCGAAGCTTTGGCGGGGTCTTCGGCTCCGCAAGAGGTACTGGATAGTCTGGCGATTGCCGATGTTGAGTATTATTCGTTCGACGGGAAACTCCACCGGGGACAAATCGTAATGCACAAAACCCTGAAGGAGGATGTTATCCACCTGTTCCGGTTTATGCGCAACCAACGGTTCCCAATCGAAAGCGCGATTCCGATCCGATTCGACAAACCGAACGACGGGACCTCCATGGACACCTTGAACAACTCTTATTCGTTTCACTACCGCCGAATCTCGACCTCCGGCAACGGTAGCAGATCGGTGCACTCTTACGGTATGGCTATCGATATCAATCCCTACAACAATCCGGCGGTTCTGGCCAACGGCAAGGTCATCCCCCAGGGAGGAACCTACGATCGCGACATCCCGGGCACCCTAGCCGACACATCGCCCGTCGTAAAAGAATTTATTCGGCTGGGGTGGACATGGGGCGGCAACTGGACTTCGCTCAAGGATTACATGCACTTCGAAAAGAAACTACCGTAA
- a CDS encoding RNA recognition motif domain-containing protein has protein sequence MNIYISNLNFATKNDSLQNLFAAYGEVSSANIITDRETGRSRGFGFVEMANDAEGQQAIDALNDTEFEGKVIGVNVARPKTERSNGGFNRGGGFNRGGGGYNRGGFNRR, from the coding sequence ATGAACATTTACATTTCAAATCTGAACTTCGCCACTAAGAACGACAGTTTACAGAATTTATTCGCGGCATACGGAGAAGTATCTTCGGCCAATATCATCACGGATCGCGAAACCGGACGCTCACGCGGATTCGGCTTTGTCGAAATGGCCAACGATGCGGAAGGCCAACAGGCTATCGATGCGCTGAACGATACGGAGTTCGAAGGCAAAGTGATCGGCGTGAATGTTGCGCGTCCGAAAACCGAAAGGAGCAACGGCGGGTTCAATCGCGGAGGTGGCTTCAACCGTGGCGGCGGCGGTTACAATCGCGGCGGATTCAACAGGCGATAA
- the ruvC gene encoding crossover junction endodeoxyribonuclease RuvC has product MGKAGVKIILGIDPGTNTTGYGVIEVRGSVVRCVILGVIDLHQLKDPYRKLHHIFERVCALVDEYGPHEVALESPFFGNNVQSMLKLGRAQGVAMAAALSKGCPVAEYAPRRVKQAITGQGAASKEQVAAILKSMLKLEELPKRLDATDGLAVAVCHHFQCSVIARVDPSPLKKALGGGRTASKSWTEFISSHPDRVKGDK; this is encoded by the coding sequence ATGGGCAAAGCCGGCGTAAAGATTATTCTCGGGATCGATCCCGGCACCAACACCACCGGTTACGGCGTAATCGAGGTGAGGGGCAGTGTCGTGCGCTGTGTCATCCTCGGGGTGATCGACCTGCATCAGTTGAAGGATCCTTACCGAAAATTACACCACATTTTCGAACGGGTTTGTGCACTGGTCGATGAATACGGCCCGCACGAAGTGGCGTTGGAATCGCCCTTCTTCGGCAATAACGTACAGAGTATGCTGAAACTGGGACGGGCGCAGGGAGTGGCTATGGCTGCCGCCCTGAGCAAGGGGTGCCCGGTGGCTGAGTATGCCCCGCGCCGGGTCAAGCAGGCGATTACGGGGCAGGGGGCGGCATCGAAGGAGCAGGTTGCCGCCATCCTCAAAAGCATGCTGAAATTGGAGGAGTTGCCCAAACGGCTCGATGCGACCGACGGACTGGCGGTTGCGGTATGCCACCACTTTCAATGTTCCGTCATTGCTCGAGTCGACCCTTCCCCGTTGAAAAAGGCGCTGGGCGGCGGCCGCACGGCAAGTAAAAGCTGGACGGAGTTCATTTCGTCGCATCCTGACCGGGTAAAAGGCGATAAATGA
- a CDS encoding cold-shock protein, whose product MAGSQSFGKRENEKKKQAKRLEKQKRKEERQAAGTSSFDDMIAYVDENGNFTNIPPEERKKETVKLEDIAIATPKKDEMEPEILKGRVEHFNEAKGYGFIKDLVSAEKYFFHVSSAPAGIAEGNTVTFETEKSARGMNAVSITLTK is encoded by the coding sequence ATGGCAGGATCACAATCATTCGGAAAAAGAGAGAACGAAAAGAAAAAGCAGGCTAAGCGCCTCGAGAAACAGAAACGCAAGGAAGAACGCCAGGCAGCCGGCACCAGTTCGTTCGACGACATGATCGCCTATGTGGACGAGAACGGTAATTTTACGAACATACCGCCTGAAGAACGCAAAAAAGAGACAGTCAAATTAGAGGATATCGCCATCGCCACCCCTAAAAAAGACGAGATGGAACCCGAAATCCTGAAAGGCAGGGTCGAACACTTCAACGAGGCGAAAGGATACGGATTCATTAAAGATCTGGTATCGGCCGAGAAATATTTTTTCCACGTTTCGTCCGCACCCGCAGGTATTGCGGAAGGCAATACCGTCACTTTTGAAACGGAAAAGAGCGCACGGGGCATGAATGCGGTAAGCATAACATTGACAAAATAA
- the coaD gene encoding pantetheine-phosphate adenylyltransferase encodes MERRALFPGSFDPFTLGHKVVVDQALELFDRIVIAVGVNSEKRGLMTAENRVRLIRDLYKDNHRIEVRTYTELTGAFCRELGIRFILRGLRNNVDFEYERNIAQVNQTLFPEVETILLFTPAKYVAISSSVIRELVTFGGDPTPLMPQNINIKDYL; translated from the coding sequence ATGGAACGCAGAGCCCTTTTCCCGGGATCGTTCGATCCCTTCACGCTCGGCCATAAAGTGGTGGTCGACCAGGCCCTCGAGTTGTTCGACCGCATTGTGATCGCGGTGGGAGTGAATAGCGAAAAACGCGGTTTGATGACCGCCGAAAACCGTGTGCGGCTGATCCGCGATTTGTACAAGGACAACCATCGCATCGAGGTGCGCACTTATACCGAGCTGACCGGAGCTTTTTGCCGGGAGTTGGGCATACGTTTTATCCTGCGCGGGTTGCGTAACAACGTGGATTTCGAATACGAGCGTAACATCGCTCAGGTGAACCAGACGCTGTTCCCCGAAGTAGAGACGATTCTGCTGTTCACTCCGGCCAAGTATGTGGCGATTTCGTCGAGTGTGATCCGTGAGCTGGTCACTTTCGGCGGAGATCCCACGCCGTTGATGCCGCAGAATATCAATATCAAAGATTACCTGTAA
- a CDS encoding glycoside hydrolase family 36 protein produces MSETAGSLSNAMSRTGISYRLQDNRLSLSDGPIVIRDAAFGAVILENGRSRVICPQDEPIVESVVCETPLGRGLETVYSWTMPEGYGFKYKVTRVGSDRLTVAAEFVNGSLHPVYLQRFLLLDTPRGGFTVRGAAADWMLATTDVEARRMGTLERTLPSEDALRVEKAFNREYLTASGDSVKMADGAWRGYRDDMTLYAAGGEGVSMAAVGLVSDVYFHVRTEGTSMKLEVFGDMSEVLVEPGEVRPSDEVLLSFCPWGAAQEGKDRWLAEVAGVNLTKKPVYGWCSWYRSMRNIMQEDILAMTDYLGKNRNKLPMEVFQIDDGWQKQYYDWNEAGKFSLGMDSLARSIRQAGMVPGVWLSPVAPNPGWDRGGWLFPVSWYAKTRTGVPDWERLDPTNPDVAAFITTSLRNMYRKGYRYFKIDFNNLPLMGVRLFNPKMTRLQAQRELFRLYREAIGPESYLMACNPDQRLFVGYADANRIGPDCLPFDGFTQKWASDDMPTNAWGLYYPIMAMAGRGYQNRITTMGDPDVTYLGQTGKARPAQLLTYHSFIGLYGGFAMTSDHLYKPEFGGEQSVRMMEQLYPVSREAGHAFSGGYDIFGREFGYVADRPYGRSIDLILWNPQHDRNADLTMRHVPVDTLGGRFHVWSFWDERYEGVQDGSYTVRDVAPFEHKLLRLTALSDGPCLIGSNLHISMGATEVISLRCDGDRLVVELDPNAGARDGKLFFYSEQPVSSVSSTNSDVFVCKIQEHVYAVTLSDRERDKREILTLQLGGKEAPSEKDIRKDKRLAGRYRHASFDRAWLRSW; encoded by the coding sequence ATGTCCGAAACTGCAGGTTCCTTGTCGAATGCTATGTCCCGGACGGGAATTTCCTACCGTCTGCAGGACAATCGGCTGAGTCTTTCCGATGGCCCTATTGTAATTCGGGATGCCGCTTTCGGGGCCGTTATCCTCGAGAATGGCCGTTCCCGCGTAATCTGCCCCCAGGATGAACCGATTGTCGAATCCGTTGTTTGTGAAACTCCGCTGGGCCGTGGCCTCGAGACCGTTTACAGTTGGACAATGCCCGAAGGGTATGGATTTAAATACAAAGTGACCCGGGTCGGAAGTGACCGTCTTACTGTGGCGGCCGAATTTGTGAACGGTTCGTTGCATCCGGTCTATTTACAGCGCTTCCTGTTGTTGGATACGCCGCGTGGCGGTTTTACCGTGCGGGGTGCCGCAGCCGACTGGATGCTGGCCACGACCGATGTGGAGGCGCGCCGCATGGGAACGCTCGAGCGGACGCTTCCTTCGGAAGATGCGCTTCGGGTAGAAAAGGCTTTTAACCGCGAATACCTGACGGCGAGCGGTGATTCGGTGAAAATGGCCGACGGGGCATGGCGCGGTTACCGCGACGATATGACACTCTATGCCGCCGGTGGTGAAGGCGTTTCGATGGCGGCCGTCGGCCTGGTGTCGGATGTCTATTTCCATGTCCGCACCGAAGGGACTTCGATGAAACTCGAAGTCTTCGGCGATATGAGCGAAGTGTTGGTCGAGCCGGGCGAGGTACGTCCTTCGGACGAAGTTTTGCTGTCGTTCTGCCCTTGGGGAGCCGCCCAGGAGGGCAAAGACCGCTGGCTGGCCGAGGTTGCGGGTGTAAACCTGACGAAAAAACCGGTTTACGGCTGGTGTAGCTGGTATCGGAGCATGCGTAACATTATGCAGGAAGATATTCTCGCAATGACCGATTATCTGGGAAAAAACAGGAACAAGCTGCCTATGGAGGTGTTCCAGATCGACGATGGCTGGCAGAAACAATATTACGATTGGAATGAGGCCGGGAAATTTTCGTTGGGTATGGATTCGCTGGCGAGGAGTATCCGTCAGGCGGGGATGGTTCCCGGCGTCTGGCTTTCGCCGGTAGCGCCCAATCCCGGCTGGGACCGTGGCGGATGGTTGTTCCCTGTTTCCTGGTATGCCAAAACCCGGACCGGAGTGCCCGACTGGGAGCGGCTCGATCCGACCAATCCCGATGTGGCGGCTTTTATTACCACTTCGCTGCGCAATATGTACCGCAAGGGTTACCGCTATTTCAAAATCGATTTCAATAACCTGCCGCTGATGGGGGTGCGCCTTTTCAATCCGAAGATGACGCGCCTGCAGGCGCAGCGCGAACTGTTCCGTCTTTACCGGGAGGCAATCGGTCCGGAGAGCTACCTGATGGCCTGCAATCCCGACCAACGTCTCTTCGTGGGTTATGCCGACGCGAACCGTATCGGCCCGGACTGTCTGCCTTTCGACGGTTTCACGCAGAAATGGGCCTCGGATGACATGCCCACGAATGCCTGGGGACTCTATTATCCGATTATGGCAATGGCCGGCAGGGGGTACCAAAACCGCATCACGACGATGGGCGATCCGGATGTCACTTACCTCGGCCAGACGGGCAAGGCCCGCCCTGCACAGTTACTGACTTACCACAGTTTTATCGGCCTTTACGGAGGGTTTGCCATGACTTCCGACCATTTGTACAAGCCGGAATTCGGCGGAGAGCAGAGTGTTCGCATGATGGAACAGCTCTATCCGGTTTCGCGGGAGGCGGGTCACGCCTTTTCGGGCGGATACGATATCTTCGGACGGGAATTCGGTTATGTTGCGGACCGTCCTTATGGCCGCAGTATCGATCTCATCCTGTGGAATCCGCAACATGACCGCAATGCCGATCTGACGATGCGGCATGTGCCGGTCGATACGCTCGGCGGCAGGTTCCACGTCTGGTCTTTCTGGGACGAGCGTTACGAAGGGGTACAGGACGGCAGTTATACGGTCCGTGATGTAGCTCCCTTCGAGCATAAATTGCTGCGATTGACGGCACTGTCGGACGGGCCGTGCCTGATCGGCTCGAATTTGCACATCAGCATGGGGGCAACCGAAGTGATTTCCCTGCGATGCGACGGCGACCGGCTCGTAGTTGAACTCGATCCCAATGCGGGGGCGCGCGACGGCAAATTGTTCTTCTATTCCGAGCAGCCCGTCAGCAGCGTTTCGTCGACTAACTCCGACGTTTTCGTTTGTAAGATCCAGGAGCACGTTTATGCTGTCACGCTGTCGGATCGGGAACGCGATAAGCGCGAAATCCTGACTTTGCAATTGGGCGGCAAGGAGGCGCCTTCCGAAAAGGATATCCGGAAAGACAAGCGGCTTGCAGGACGTTACCGACACGCTTCGTTCGACAGGGCCTGGTTGCGTTCCTGGTAG